The DNA sequence TGCCCCAAAAATTACAAGATATACTGATGTACATGTGTTTGTGAATTCATTATACTAACTTGCACAATTTCCAGAGAATTCCTAATCACAGCTTTTTCATGACAGCTGTACTGGTAGTTTTAGCATACACTACAGATAAAAAGGAAGGAGACttaacaaataaattgaaaaactaCAAAAGCAATTATTTGTCATCAAGGAACATTTACTGATGTCTTGACAGTTGTATTCTctagtgttcaaaaatattagaCGATTATGAAAAGATCAAACATTCTACTGAGATTATGTCTACCAGCTCAGACATTTACCAGGTCAATACGACAAACAAAGCTATGTGGAAAGCAGTGAAAGCTCTGAAAGTTTGTGAGAACCATAAAATATTCTTCTGTTAGGAGAgcaaattacatgtatgtggAAAGCAACAAAAAGTGCTTGGAGATGTGAGAACTACATAAAATTTTACTCTGAGGAAGAAAAGACAAACATTGTACAATTAAAGCATATGAATACAAGGTACTTGTATCATGAGGTCATATGTTAAACTTAGGTGTTATGGAATTCCTCCTTTTCTGGAACGGTTATGTTTACTTTTAATAAACAACACTTCTCCTAACAAATCCTTGTTTTACCTCCTACAATGGTCTTGTTTAACATTCATGAGAGAAACACATTCTTGCACACATAGTGTATTTGGTTACAACAAATAACATTCTGTAACATACATGTCTGTAACAGGCATGTGCCCCCTGAATTGATTTACAAACATcagcatataccggtatatcacaTCTTAATATTAGTTGGTACAGCATTTGTGTGTTTAAATGGCTCTGTTTAGTCATAGACCCTCCATTGTTTTTtgaagggtctatggttttagtGTCAGAGATATGCCTGAATGCAATCAAGCAGTTGCGCAGAGTTCACCTGTGTTTCCATGTATattatcacagtccctccacacatcGTGTCATGGAATATTAGCTTtttttaacatacatgtacaatttgTAGTACACATATATTAATAAATACAATATGTGAAAGTTGTGGTTGCTGTGgtacatatatgtaaatttgtatttacaaGAAAGTCGCTCTCCATTATGTTATCAAACAAATATTCCTTTTGCATACCTTTcaacaaaaaacatacaaaacatttaaattttacagccACAAGTATGAAATGGTTCACATATTGCAGAGTTGCACACTCTAGAACAATATTAAACTCTTTCACCAACACTGTTATTTCCAATAGCATAATCACAGtagagtacatgtacatgtataccagtacatgtaccttttgacaagtgaattcagaTACACATCACACATGTCCTGATATTTGTTACACATTCATGTGTGCTCTTTTGTCACAAACTCCCCTTTCACCCTTCTCCTCCATTGTCACTGTGAAAtataagagtgtgaaaattaatataTACACGTTTTGTCTCCATTACAGCCGAGGATATTCTCGAGAGTCTTATGACAGGCATGTACAGAATTATGGCAACCAGCCAAAGTCTGTAGCCAGTAAAGTACAGAGACAGTACTGGGTGACCAAACAGGCTGTCATCAAGAAATTTGGAAAGAAAGAAGATGAATTTGTTGTAGCCGGAGATGCTGAACTTGATGCTAAATTAGAGGTACAGTGTGCTTTCAATACTTGGAGTTCAGTCTAGgaattatatatgtatgtagccCTTTCCTTTTTACCATGACACAGGTATCAGTATAATATCAAAGTGATGAATTCTTAAGTTATAGTGACGTTCATCATTTCAATGATTCATCCTTCTTTATAGTCTGTTGTAGGGATCCATTTCTCAAACTACAAGATCTCACTTTAGTGAAAATACTTTTGGACTGTGTTGACTTTTGTTGAACACCTCTTTTTTGTGCTAATGATATCTGTAAACACTTGAGAAATCGGAGTAAAGACAACTAACAATAGTCATACGTGAATTGCAATCCTTAGGGAGAAAGAGGATTGATGTACTTAATTCcacgtttactttgtttatcgCATTAGGTTTTTCATGCAATCCAGAAATCCTGTATGGATTTGCTACGTGTGATAGAGAAATATCAAGATAACATATGCGGTAAGTGTGCAGTATCTATAATTTTGCTGTGTGCAATGAAATACCGTTACATGGTTTCCCATATAAAGTACCTCAgtaattttcatgtaatctgttCATTGCATTTTAACACCTGCTAGCCAGTGTCTTGTTAAATCACTGGTGAACCAGTTGTTATCAAAGCTCTGTCCAATCCCATTACCTTCACAGCGTAGATGTATCTTATTGGAGAAAAAAATAGATATTACGGACAAATCATATCATAAACATTGTTGGCAAAGAAACGCAGTTCCTGATGCTGTATGTGTAAACATATTATAGATATTATAGCTAGATGATGTTAATACTATTGTTTATAAGTTTATCTTTACTTCAACTGAAGAACAAACACTACACAAGTATGCAGTGTACTTAGGAAATTGGATAAAATGCCCAAATAAACAATTTCCTTCTAATTACTTATTAGCATTAGCTTATTGTTGATGAAAATCTCATTTGCTGATGCAAATGACAAGTTAGTTAGAACAGTTACTGATAAACGGGCAATCAAATTACAGCAGAGAATTTACTAACTTCTGTCAATTGATGAAGTTGATTGGTGAATGATGATTAATAATGTTGTTATTCGTgtccattttttttcaacagcTTTGTCTCAAGAGGAGAATGCAATGGGTAGATTTCTAAAGCAGCATAGTTCACAAGACAAGACAAGAGCCGGCAAAATGATGGCTGCAGTTGGCAAATCACTTAGTTTCACATCACAACAAAGGTAAAGATACAGAACAACTTATCAGTTCCTTGCCTcacattttatcacataaaaacAGAGCAATCTTACTATGGTAGATTGTCCATGTGTCAACTAGTTTCTAGCTGCAATAGAGAAGTGTCTCCATGCAGGTTTTTGAGACAATCCGAAACATAAACAGAGATTGGCATGGCAGATGATCTTGATTGGAACATCTATCACTCAAGGCCATCCCTTCTATTTTGAGGAGGTGAGGAGCGCCCTCGCATgccggatctttcagtctaatgataacatgaaataaaacaaagtaCTGGCATCATGACTGTCTGTTTATACCTATACAGCTCCTTCAAGAAAAATCCCTTCACATTGCTTGAAAAGTAATAGATTCAAAGAATCCAGTTCCTTTGACCTGTATCCTTCCAATTTCATGCCACCATTGAATAACACCAATTGAGGCACAACATCTCCAATATGTCGCATTTTAACAAGAACTTGAACATTTTCAAGCCattgaagacagagatactgtaaatattaattttactgACTGAACCTCTATGTGGGTATACCAAGTAAGTGCAAATACTTGTAAGCTTTTGTTCAACAAAGCAAGACATGGTGATTGCTTCCCTTACGGAAATTGAACTCCTATCAGTGGTATTTATCCTGTGTTATTTTTGTTCTTCAGATTGGCATTACGAGCACCTTTAGTTCGACTTTACCAGGAAGTTGAGACATTTCGTTACCGTGCCATATCAGACAGCTTGATGACAATCAACAGAATGGAAGGGACCAGGACAGAATATCGTGGCGCTTTGCTCTGGATGAAAGATGTATCACAGGAACTAGATCCTGATACCTACAAACAGTTAGAAAAATTTAGGAGGGTGAGAAATTAATGAGAGTGAAttgttcattttatttattacatggTATAAATATTCCAATGCTCCCTGTGCGGAATCAGCCcattttcatggaaatgttcatcttataaaacaaaaacaatagatTAAATCATAGATGACAAATGTTTTGCTAGTACCAGTGTGTAGTCAACCATAGGAAAAATTACTGTTCATGTCGAATGATTTCCCACTTTGTAACCTCTCATGGAGGTTCTCCGTGAAAACATGTTTTGCTCTGGCGAGTAATTCAGTTTAAAATCAGAAATCTATTTTACCATCTTTGACAAAACACTTGAAATATTCTTCATAAACCAATAAGAGAACATTGTCTGAGTGAATGGCCCAGCATAGCATAGAAAGCCATTTTTTCTTCAAGCCTGGTaaattttgtacatgtacaatgtcaTGTGTAAATCTTCCAGTAACAATCTCCAAATCATTATTTTGGTGCAATTCTCAAACATCCAAATGTTTCCTCAACACAGGTACAAACCCAAGTAAGGACAACAAAACAGAAGTTTGACCGTCTTAAGAATGATGTATGTCAGAAGATTGATCTACTAGGAGCCAGCCGTTGTAATTTATTTTCCCACACACTAGCCACCTATCAGAATACCTTGCTTCATTTCTGGGAGAAAACGTCTCGGACAATGAGTGCCGTGTCAGAGAGCTTTAAGGGATATCAGTATTATGAGTTTAATATGTTAAAGGTAAGTTAAGATTACAATGTCTCTTAAATGTCATGTACAAGATGTTAGATTTTATGCATTCTGAACTGAACTAAACTGGTTATTGTGCTAATGATGTAAATTACCACACTTATCATGATTGTGCATTGAGAAGTATTGGtaagtttacatgtacataaatgtaTGCATTTAAGAAGAAGGAGCAAATTAGCAACTGAAGATGTAGAATGGTGGAATAATGTTAGCTGAATGTTAACctatcataaaaacaaaacactacAATTGATGAAAAGAACTGCCTTCAGAGAAAAAGGAAAGGGTATGAAGATAATAGATTGAAAAGGTTTGGGTTTACCGGTAGTGCTGAATTGAAAGTTGATTCAGAGAATTGTTTGACAGGTACCACATACTGTAGgctaaatgtttatttatgaattttgtagTAAAACCCTAAATACAGAGCAAgtatttatttaaaaagtaatGAGGCTGCTAAGAATGAGAATGGTGGCAGTGAATTTTGGGTAGGTATTTTAAACATTCTAATCTGTATCAGAGTTGATTTTAGTGTACAGTACAGTCAATAAATGATATACAGTTATAGATGTCATTTCACAAGGTCACGCACGGAGTTAGGGTTTCTTTCTGTAATAAGAAAACTTGCATATTTGGCCAACAAGATCATGTGATTAATAATAGTTAATATAATTGTatgaaatcatgcaaaacaGAAGATTGTTAAATTAGAAATTATCACCTACCTTTTGTGCATATGAATTTATGGTTTAGCTGTTACCATGGTATTGTTTAACACTGGAACAAAGGTGTATTCTATAAAAAAGAATTTTCTTTGGACCATGATGTGGAATGAGAACACTTAGATTGCTTGATAGCATGGTCGGTCTGAAAGGTAACCATAGCTACAGTGTCATACCCTATTAGTGGTCTGGGGTCCAGGACAACAAAGTATCACTTTCAGTCCGTGTATTAGCAAATCCATTGGTCTGAGGTCATGGAAGGCTAAATGTTTTGTAAAGACAGTGGCATTCTATAAGATCAACCACCAGTGAATACCATTGTAAAGTTTTACACATTTGCATTAGTATTCATTGATGCTTCATGTTTAGTCATTTGTGTTTGTGGTGAACCTTTCCTCCACTGTGATTGAACAGGAACTAGGCGAGACAAGCAAACAACTTGCTGAACTGACCAAGGATGGCTATGACAACTATAGGAAAgacaaagatgatgatgatagcgaaaattttgatgatttgtaTGAAGATCAGGAGGAGCCGGAAAGACTTATTGATTTACTTGATTTTACCGACGAACAGGAAGTGAGGAGAAATGATTTCAGTCAAGAAAGACAAGTAATTAATTCATTAGAAGAATTTAACTTTTCTCGGGTTTTCTTTTAGGATGGTGCTTTGGTGATGGATTCATAACAAACCTCTTTATTCTGTATGATAGCATGATTTATTTAATTAACcctgtttcagatattttacttttaatttttgtaCTAAAGTTCCACCAGTATACCATTATTTGTCTTTCTGCACCAACTTTTacttttattgatgacaaatgttACATGTTTACGAATCCACCAGAAAATCACCAAAAATCTCGGTATGGTTTAAACtctgttttgatgaaaaaaggctcacaaaaatgactgaaatgatataacaaaatgacaaaatatgggTTAGTTATGATAATATGATGCATGTGTTGGTTATCCCAATCTGTCATTGATAGCTCATGGCTTGCAGTAAAGAAAACGGTTTAGTCAAAGCAGGAGACTTGCTGAGCAGAATAGACAAtacttatttcaatattttgttgagCACATTTTAACACCACACAGAAAGAGTAAAATTTCTGAAGACATGGTAACTTTATACTGAATTTTGTTAGTTGGTATGTTGACATGCCCccatatgtgtatgtgtaagaCACACAAAAATAGAAAGtcagttttgaaaatgtcatcaaaaatttggaatttgTAAATGCCAGCAAGCTTCTTACAAGTCCAGTAGTTCTGGAAAGAAATAGGGCATACATTGTGCTTTACAGGCTGGGTTATTTTCCTGCATGCTTTATTGTCACACTCTCTTTCTGTTTTTGATAATCCGTTACATAGATGATAGTACCTTACAGTTATACATTGCATGCCACTCTTTATTATAGTATTGCAATATAGTTGTAGCATTTCCCTCTCTTCTTATTTGCTTGTTTCAGACATTTTGTCTCTTCTATACAGATGAATTTATGTTCAATTTATTTATCAGTTATTTATACATCATAGTGATACAAATTGAATCTGTTGAATGTCATATTGCTGATGGCATAATCCTTATATACATCAGTAGATTTCAGCCAGACACTTGTACTTATCACTTACTTCCAGACTTGTTCATCAGTGTGTGTTTTGCAATCACAGACTCCTCTGAATCACAGGGTGTCTTGGGCAATCAGTTTTCTTCTGTTCTCCTTTCCACTCCGGTGGTTTATTTCCAAAGGAAATTTAATCAAACACTTCACTCACTTCAACTCATACATACGTATCTTTTCTGTTGATCATTTATCCACTTTTCATGTGCCATGTGCTGTAGTTACTGCAATTATATATGTTCATGTCACATGTCAAATggttttgtgcaagcctatcaCAATGGACATACACGTACAGTTTACAATCTGAATTGTCCATGCATACAAGAACATCACACACCATACACATACTCATGATGCAGACACCACTATTCACCAAAATTAGCTGTTTGTTATCTGtgtgtcatttttatttattacatgtGTACAatagtctaaaaatgtatgtttgGTTTTCAGATCTAAACATGTAATGTTTGTCCATCCTTTTCAGATACCTCGTTTTTCATGCTGTCTCTCATGTTCCCAAAATCTATCTCAGTACTTATTCTGAAGACTTaagatattaaccctttgagagctgtaatttttcccagcaaaattttagtgcaacattttacaattttttatgaattttccagtaattttttgataattttcaacaaaatagaCATGAtattcattggctacagttttttatcaaaattttggcaaaaatctgaaaaaattgactggggtatattttgtaaaggtgacataAATTGACTTTTGCTCTCAAAGGGTTAGTGTTGCATGAAGTTATCTATGTTCCACAGTTTGGAACAAGATGACTTTCTTGAGTGTATTGAATAAGCTGCATTGTAAAGTGAGAAACTTccccaaaattatcaaattagaGGCTCATACATTCTTGCTGTCAAAGATGCATATTGTATCAAAACAGATACTCATATACAGGAATGAGAAATCAGAAACTGTTGTGTATCTGTGTTAATGTACTCAATAATGTTGTCTGCCTGAACCTGCCTGTTTTTGTCCATCGAAATGCTTTATTGTCAACCTTTACCATTTTGTCAGTTTCATTGATTGAATTTTGTTCAACAATCTCCATCGTCCATTTACACTCTGATCTTTCCAGTAACTGCTGTTTTTACCTCAAAGTTGGAACATACTGGTATTCCTGAAATCATCAATAAAGATCCATATTCTTTGCATGTCTTACATTGGGAACTAATCTCCTACAAGTCTGAAACACTTGATACTCTATCAGTGATTCATGGTCACACACACTGGTCATATTGTGTTTTCTATAGCATTGTTTTCCAAAAGGCTTTATGTGCACAGTGAACCATCACTGTTCACAAGCATTTGACAACAGAGTATTTATGACAAAAACACTATTCAACCTATACATCGCTGTGTAATCTAATGGTACACAATTAGTCGTTAGGTTTAAAATATCAAGACATAACTCTGCTATTGGGGCACAGTATATTCCAGTTGTTCTCAGTGAACACTACATGTATTCTCTTCCCATATGTAGTATTGATCTAGACTGATAGGCAGATAGATAGAGAACAATAATGTTATTTTACAATCCTGTGAACCTATCCACTATTGTAATGTCCTGTGTCTtgttttcctgtattttttccatttctgtAGGAGCTTATAGAACCCAGTAAAAAATTAGCAGAAATGACGTCAAGTGGCGACTCTGGTAGAATTAAAGAAACCCAAACTGAAGATATCCTAGGAATTGACGATTTATGTCAAAGTGTAATGTCTCCTTTTGTCGTTGTGTCTCACCAGTCTGTGCATACCCATAGTTGTGTAAATAGACAAGTCTTCAAATAGACATAGATGAAACCACAGCAAATATGGGTGTGGACAGGCTAATTTATATGTCTGTGTGATGTTTAACTGTGTTGTAATTGCATGCAAGTATGGGTGTCTGTAGCACAGTAGTTAACAGCTGGTGAACATAGTAACCATAATGTTTATACAAATTGTTGTTCTGATATTATATGAAAACCAGAAAAAAGTCTGAAATTTGACACAGCTTGCTTGCTAATCTACAACATGCACGGACTGCTATGGCAAAGGTCTGCTTTGATAGCATTATGACAACATCCTCAAGCATATCCTCATTTCCCTTTATAGAAATCCAACTGTGCAATAGAAAACATGGCAGGTTTTACCAAACTAGTGATGAAAGAGTGACCAAAATTTGCAGCTGTAtgctgatgtacatgtacaatgacaTCATACCTTTGTGTCAGTGTGTGAAATACTGTTACATAGAAATAAAAATCTACATTAAATGTTCATCAAGTTTTTATTATTCTATTGTACTGTTGGACATCTGTGTAGGTATTAGGGATGAGTATTCATTGGTTCAGGTAACATTCACTCGTTCAAAATGCATGCACACGTACTAATtcaacatgtatgtgtgtatacaaTTGCAACGACATTGTTAAGTACTGCTAATGAAGGCCAATGTTACTTTGTCGAGTACCAAGCCAACACTTGAATTACAGTATGACTCTTGACTGATTGACTCATGCACCAACAGTAGCATGTGCTATGCAAACCTCTAATTTTGAGTATGTCAGCGCTACAGTAGCGTATGGGTACAAACTAACCATCCATCGGTTGCAATACACAATATGCTGTGTACGGTTTTGGTAATGGGACTATGGTGTGAGCATTGCATGAAAACTGCACACCCATACAGATTCTGTGTTCATAATTAACCACATCTCACCTGGAATAATGGTATCAAATCACAGCAAAGATGCACCACTAACTCTTGTATAATTTGTGTACTTCTGGAGTTTTCTTCTCATCCATTTGTATTGATCTggacatattttttttctagGCAATTGGACTTTTCTTTGTCTGTCTTTCTAGCTGTGCAATCTCTTTTGGCTTATTCAGCTGCTTTTGCAATGCCCTACTCTGTTTCCTACTGAAGACccaatatttcaactttttgaTCTTTCTCATGATGTAGAACTGGCACAACAATGTTTTTCAAACTGAGTAAACTAAGCCATAACATATTGCCTCTTATGTAGCTTTGATTTCATATAATTGAACCATTTTTCAGGGCTTATGTGGCAATGCTCAATTTTCTTGCCAAACAAAGATCAGAATCGGAAATATTTGGGAtctgaatatttaattttttttctataaacAGCACTTTGTAAGCAATATCAAACAGACTATAAAGACATGTATCTTGGTTTTCAGAAGTTAATAACAAACTGCTCTATTCCTTTTCTGTCTTCCTGTgttgtgtttttgttctgtctaaATTTTGTATCTGTCATTTAAAGACCATATCACAATCATTGCAGGTGGTACTTTTCTTTCAACATAGCCAAGTTTTATGTGTTGCATTCTATATTATTCGCACTTCATCAGTTCCAAAGGAACAGTCTGGAATTATGAATGTAAATGCAAGTGCCATATTAGACACACACTTACACTTTCCGCAGCTGTATCATGTGTGCTGCTGCCAGCATGATGTGAGCATGTGACCTAtgcaaagttcaaaggtcatagcAGTGCCATGTTTTCTATGCATTGCACACAAAATGCTGGTACAGATGGCTTACAGTTGCTAAGCAATGTGAAACTGAGCTGTctttgtaatttatttcaatCACACTGCTCATATCTGCATGATGGAGTCTTTGTGAGGTAACTTTGTCTCTGTTGCTGTGTGTTTCAGGATCTGAATGAGTCGTCCAAAAAGCTGAGCCAGAAAGGTAAATCGGAAGCCGAAAAAGAAAAGGACCAGGCAGAGAAAGATGTTGACACTGCTGAAGAGGCAGAGGAAGGCAGTCTAAAAGACAGGTAAACAGTCATGATGTAACTCACACGGATATTAAAGTGCAGTGGTCGTCGCACTGCATATGCTCCTGAAGGGTTCCCCCTGTTGAAAACTTATGCAAGAACGCTGCACTAAGTTACAGGTTGATTACAATGTTTGGGATATTGCTGCTtgtggcggctgatctgtcacaagatACCAACTTACCAAATGTAACATGCAacaaaaggtcaattaatctaagtcaATCTACTGTTGcgtgatgttgagtcttacagaGGCGGTAAACAAAATgagggactgctcccatctaaCTCAGAGTGAAGTGAGAagacttaaggtggttggaaaggctagagcgtcagttataaaatttcaacaaaactattaaaatataaaagtagtcaacattctctgtggaataaaaaaactagacatttgggcacaaaggcattgcagagttatagcctgttaaaacttctgaaaaactgacctaataagaagaagttggggagtccttagtgtattaactatggtagaggtcccctaagctgttaataaaatgtttgaaaagggaaagtcattttttgctgtttttcaggaaagtttgacaaggtggtgctggcattcagagtgagtgactgctattgtaaatgcatttttagattctttgagtgtcaaagaggtgtcaaaagtgagattaacaaaaaaactgctctatgacttcaaagaggggtgcaaatatggcttgttttcaacatttttgacagaataacagttttcctacataattgtataccaatttaatccaactttgaaatgagatatggacatggaatttttacagcctattaacaaggttacagataagatttgtacggcacaattttcctgtatttgaagtactttttgaaaaatcacattttgaaatttgaaagaatttttaataattttttgatatataaacccatgtaaaatcatgaaaacaaattttatttacaaatcctgccgtacaaatcttacaataaatagtgtcaacatatttataactaatttggtaatattaatactatccaattattattaaattcaaatatgtaaaaaaaatatgaaaaattaaattttaatatttactggtgtcatatttcaaattatggctgcaaatatacaatttttatattctttggagaaaatattaactaagggagttatcctgaaaatttgaactaaatatcttgattctaacacttaaaacttgacattaactcttagaaaagaattggtgcaaaaatacctttccaaccaccttatgTTTAACACAAATTTATACAAGACAGACGTAAAGAATTGTCCAGTGGTTTACAGCATGAGATTGCTCCAGAGTTCATGAATTCCTTCTCCGACGTCAGCTGTGATTGTGATTGTTATTGTCTATCAGTTTATTTTACCGTCTGTCTCTCTGTGGactttttaatgttttatatCAATCTTTTAACTGGAGTATTTAAAGTTTTTTCTTATATTTTATATAGATTAAAAAAAACTGTCTTGTACGTTTTGACGCTTTTTATATATTGTACACTCATTCTATTTGACCTTGGGTCACAAATTGAGTATGAAATAaaccataataataataataataataataataatgtttatcaACGAAAAAGTTGCGCATGCCCAGTGCGACAACCACTGCACTTTAAGTACATGTTGCTGTGTTCCTTCATTGAAGGATTGTATGCAGTATTCCTGCTTACTTTTGTGCTTGAACACCCAGCTGCTTTATTACATTAGCTCAGATAGTGggaaagatgacaaaatttgacctgttAGTCACTGAAGAAGATGGATGTGTCTGTCATTTTTACCTCACAACACGTCTTAAACCTGCTCACTCCATTCCCTGTCAATGGATCCAAACCCACCATTAATAACAATGAGTTTTGGCTTAACCATGGTTGTGAAACTCACCTTACAACTAGGCCAACCATGTGTGCACATGGAACATATGTTTTCACAGTAATAGTGCAGAATCTCATTGACTGAAAAACCTAATCCTCCATGATATTACCTAAATCTCCAGGGTGCCTTGAAAAACATACTTGATTTGGATCTTGTCATTGTTGAACAGGTTTCATCTTTATGCCAGAGGGTAAATATCAAGGTTGCCCCGACAAAATTGTTGGGTTTGAACTTCTGAATCATTGTTTGCCATTTCTACATCCAGACTTATTTCCTTTGAGGAAACCAGGGACAGGACACAAGATGAGTTTGACAAACTGTTTGGAGAGGCAGAGGCCAGACGGAAAGCAGAAACTGGAGCTATCAGTAACGTAAATCCTGATGATGGTAATGCATTTCTAGATCTTCTAGCTAATAGTTGTGATGACAGTGTGAATACAGGtacttgttttttgtttcttttttctactTTTATCGATAtactttcttttcattttctactaATGTGAACTATTCCATATAAATACATAATTCTGTCATTTTATTTAATCTTATGCATATGTTATTATTATCTTCCCATATTTGCTTCTTGAATGTACCTGCAGACAATTTCATTTTCTCTCAGTCTGTAGAAAATTTCTAgtaattttacttttgtttcacATACTGTAGTGTATTGCTCTTCCGTTTAAATTGTATCTTGTTTGTTGATATGCGTTTCATATTTTGTTGCTTGAGACTCCGACTGACTTTGTATTTTTGCCATGGTGTCTGTTTCAtagtttcattttgtttttgatgtggaattTTGAATTCCATTGCCTTCATACCTGTTTGAAAAAGGTCTCCACAGTCATGCATGCTGTCATTTTGTTCTTCTTTGACTGTGAGTGTGGTTTGCAATGTGAGTGTGAATTCATCAGCATGTCAAAGACGGCATGATGTAGCTGTGAGTGTAATTGATATACAAAGTCAGGTGATTAGGATGC is a window from the Ptychodera flava strain L36383 chromosome 11, AS_Pfla_20210202, whole genome shotgun sequence genome containing:
- the LOC139143288 gene encoding islet cell autoantigen 1-like isoform X11: MDSGRGYSRESYDRHVQNYGNQPKSVASKVQRQYWVTKQAVIKKFGKKEDEFVVAGDAELDAKLEVFHAIQKSCMDLLRVIEKYQDNICALSQEENAMGRFLKQHSSQDKTRAGKMMAAVGKSLSFTSQQRLALRAPLVRLYQEVETFRYRAISDSLMTINRMEGTRTEYRGALLWMKDVSQELDPDTYKQLEKFRRVQTQVRTTKQKFDRLKNDVCQKIDLLGASRCNLFSHTLATYQNTLLHFWEKTSRTMSAVSESFKGYQYYEFNMLKELGETSKQLAELTKDGYDNYRKDKDDDDSENFDDLYEDQEEPERLIDLLDFTDEQEVRRNDFSQERQDLNESSKKLSQKGKSEAEKEKDQAEKDVDTAEEAEEGSLKDRLISFEETRDRTQDEFDKLFGEAEARRKAETGAISNVNPDDGNAFLDLLANSCDDSVNTGEKTDLLTEEPSTGDENKDDMTILNEILNAPSTGEDDFSKEWQAVFGGGSLNPSANFTPVESDNAAEYMPSNLLDLNSRMMAMNMAQGLHQPMGGIGPGMGPMGPVNPAMLQQQQQLLQQQQGQSSNAAGGKQGAMQVPSKKGQKADMSAWFNLFADLDPLANPDAIGQEEGDSTEKLQA
- the LOC139143288 gene encoding islet cell autoantigen 1-like isoform X19; protein product: MDSGNSSDHEDQESRGYSRESYDRHVQNYGNQPKSVASKVQRQYWVTKQAVIKKFGKKEDEFVVAGDAELDAKLEVFHAIQKSCMDLLRVIEKYQDNICALSQEENAMGRFLKQHSSQDKTRAGKMMAAVGKSLSFTSQQRLALRAPLVRLYQEVETFRYRAISDSLMTINRMEGTRTEYRGALLWMKDVSQELDPDTYKQLEKFRRVQTQVRTTKQKFDRLKNDVCQKIDLLGASRCNLFSHTLATYQNTLLHFWEKTSRTMSAVSESFKGYQYYEFNMLKELIEPSKKLAEMTSSGDSGRIKETQTEDILGIDDLCQSDLNESSKKLSQKGKSEAEKEKDQAEKDVDTAEEAEEGSLKDRLISFEETRDRTQDEFDKLFGEAEARRKAETGAISNVNPDDGEKTDLLTEEPSTGDENKDDMTILNEILNAPSTGEDDFSKEWQAVFGGGSLNPSANFTPVESDNAAEYMPSNLLDLNSRMMAMNMAQAGLHQPMGGIGPGMGPMGPVNPAMLQQQQQLLQQQQGQSSNAAGGKQGAMQVPSKKGQKADMSAWFNLFADLDPLANPDAIGQEEGDSTEKLQA
- the LOC139143288 gene encoding islet cell autoantigen 1-like isoform X14: MDSGNSSDHEDQESRGYSRESYDRHVQNYGNQPKSVASKVQRQYWVTKQAVIKKFGKKEDEFVVAGDAELDAKLEVFHAIQKSCMDLLRVIEKYQDNICALSQEENAMGRFLKQHSSQDKTRAGKMMAAVGKSLSFTSQQRLALRAPLVRLYQEVETFRYRAISDSLMTINRMEGTRTEYRGALLWMKDVSQELDPDTYKQLEKFRRVQTQVRTTKQKFDRLKNDVCQKIDLLGASRCNLFSHTLATYQNTLLHFWEKTSRTMSAVSESFKGYQYYEFNMLKELIEPSKKLAEMTSSGDSGRIKETQTEDILGIDDLCQSDLNESSKKLSQKGKSEAEKEKDQAEKDVDTAEEAEEGSLKDRLISFEETRDRTQDEFDKLFGEAEARRKAETGAISNVNPDDGNAFLDLLANSCDDSVNTGEKTDLLTEEPSTGDENKDDMTILNEILNAPSTGEDDFSKEWQAVFGGGSLNPSANFTPVESDNAAEYMPSNLLDLNSRMMAMNMAQAGLHQPMGGIGPGMGPMGPVNPAMLQQQQQLLQQQQGQSSNAAGGKQGAMQVPSKKGQKADMSAWFNLFADLDPLANPDAIGQEEGDSTEKLQA